A part of Aegilops tauschii subsp. strangulata cultivar AL8/78 chromosome 2, Aet v6.0, whole genome shotgun sequence genomic DNA contains:
- the LOC109753488 gene encoding E3 ubiquitin-protein ligase RSL1-like produces the protein MAEADLTGLVDDFYFSALTHAQNDADAAEDDELFPISDEKYAAELQLQEVIMSSAIAAAATSFPAHRSIATTSSSAVVMYGECSSAVASSSSCSGQPSSSSATATASPALVFCKICMDAVPESDAHRASRGCAHAFCSACLAGYIGAKIQDRIADVKCPEERCTGVLDPALCQGMLPREVFERWGAALCESMMLGAKRTYCPFKDCSAMMVADDDGGDVTQSECQVCRRLFCARCAVPWHAGADCAAYRKLGRGDRGKEDMLLLETAKQKKWKRCPKCEFFVEKTDGCLHITCRCGFQFCYGCGNQWGVTHASCSTA, from the exons ATGGCCGAAGCGGACCTCACCGGCCTCGTCGACGACTTCTACTTCTCGGCCCTCACCCACGCCCAgaacgacgccgacgccgccgaGGACGATGAGCTCTTCCCGATATCCGACGAGAAGTACGCCGCCGAGCTCCAGCTCCAGGAGGTGATCATGTCCTCCGCCATCGCGGCTGCCGCCACGTCGTTCCCGGCACATCGCAGTATCGCCACCACCAGCAGCAGCGCAGTTGTCATGTACGGTGAGTGCTCCTCCGCCGTCGCTTCTTCATCTTCGTGCTCTGGGCAACCCAGTAGTTCCTccgcgacggcgacggcgtcgCCCGCGCTCGTGTTCTGCAAGATCTGCATGGACGCCGTGCCGGAGTCGGACGCGCACCGCGCGAGCCGCGGCTGCGCGCACGCCTTCTGCAGCGCCTGCCTCGCGGGCTACATCGGCGCCAAGATCCAGGACCGGATCGCCGACGTCAAGTGCCCCGAGGAGCGGTGCACCGGGGTGCTCGACCCGGCGCTCTGCCAGGGCATGCTCCCGCGGGAGGTGTTCGAGCGCTGGGGCGCCGCGCTGTGCGAGTCCATGATGCTCGGCGCCAAGAGGACCTACTGCCCCTTCAAGGACTGCTCGGCGATGATGGTGGcggacgacgacggcggcgacgtGACGCAGTCCGAGTGCCAGGTGTGCCGGCGGCTGTTCTGCGCCCGGTGCGCCGTGCCGTGGCACGCCGGCGCCGACTGCGCCGCCTACAGGAAGCTCGGCAGGGGCGACAGGGGCAAAGAGGACATGCTGCTGCTGGAGACGGCCAAACAGAAGAAGTGGAAGCGGTGCCCCAAGTGCGAGTTCTTCGTGGAGAAAACCGACGGTTGCCTCCACATCACCTGCAG GTGCGGCTTCCAGTTTTGCTATGGATGTGGCAACCAGTGGGGCGTGACGCATGCTAGCTGCAGCACGGCGTGA
- the LOC109753490 gene encoding uncharacterized protein has product MFAEALQIPADQAALALGALAAVLPGDDDAPAADDASEADLHANPSAAQGEARGAGAGHVGGAVLTEALQIPAEQVAPTLGVLAVVLPGDDDDPVTDGAGASPPPSIHSVQMKLAGLSGPHVTRLLKGLVRE; this is encoded by the exons ATGTTCGCGGAGGCGCTGCAGATCCCCGCCGACCAGGCCGCGCTGGCGCTCGGGGCGCTCGCCGCCGTGCTTCCCGGTGACGACGACGCCCCCGCAGCGGACGACGCGTCGGAGGCCGACCTCCACGCAAACCCTAGCGCAGCTCAAGGCGAAGCTCGTGGCGCCGGGGCCGGGCACGTGGGTGGCGCGGTGCTCACGGAGGCGCTACAGATCCCCGCCGAGCAGGTCGCGCCGACGCTCGGGGTGCTCGCCGTCGTGCTCCCCGGCGACGATGACGACCCCGTAACGGACGGAGCTGGCGCCTCCCCGCCCCCATCTATCCACTCCGTCcag ATGAAGCTTGCGGGCTTGAGTGGCCCACATGTTACAAGATTATTAAAGGGACTTGTGAGGGAATAA
- the LOC109753484 gene encoding endonuclease 1 isoform X1: protein MASSAAFMVAAVLGLVLASAPAARAWSTEGHMLTCQIAQDLLEPAAAQAVKNLLPEEAGGDLSAMCVWPDQVRHWYKYRWTSPLHFIDTPDKACTFDYARDCHDPSGAKDMCVAGAVANFTSQLMHYKQGSADRKCKRLCEGADILYPAFLHHCSEVLNATVANADNLTEALLFLSHFMGDIHQPMHVGFTSDMGGNSVNLRWFKHKSNLHHVWDREIILTVLAERYGKDMAAFRKDLQHNITKGSWSDESSWKDCADLMSCPTKYATESIGLACKWGYDGVHDGDTLSEDYFGSRLPIVTRRIAQGGVRLAMFLNRVFGDHKPHSRDVAAPVNLVVAHDDEL from the exons ATGGCGTCATCAGCAGCGTTCATGGTAGCGGCGGTGCTCGGGCTGGTGCTCGCTTCGGCGCCGGCGGCGCGGGCGTGGAGCACCGAGGGCCACATGCTCACATGCCAGATCGCACAGGATCTGCTGGAGCCAGCGGCGGCGCAGGCGGTGAAGAACCTTCTGCCGGAGGAGGCGGGCGGCGACCTGTCGGCGATGTGCGTGTGGCCGGACCAGGTGAGGCACTGGTACAAGTACCGCTGGACCAGCCCGCTGCACTTCATCGACACCCCCGACAAGGCCTGCACCTTCGACTACGCCA GGGACTGCCATGACCCCAGCGGCGCCAAGGACATGTGCGTCGCCGGCGCCGTCGCCAACTTCACGTCCCAGCTCATGCACTACAAGCAGGGCAGCGCCGACCGCAAGTGTAAGCGTCTATGCGAGGGTGCTGATATCTTGTACCCAGCGTTTCTGCATCACTGTTCTGAGGTCTTGAATGCAACTGTTGCAAATGCAGATAACCTGACCGAGGCCCTGCTATTCCTGTCACACTTCATGGGAGATATTCACCAG CCCATGCACGTGGGGTTCACGAGCGACATGGGGGGCAACTCGGTGAACCTACGCTGGTTCAAGCACAAATCCAACCTCCACCAT GTATGGGACAGGGAGATAATACTCACTGTTCTTGCCGAGCGCTACGGCAAGGACATGGCCGCGTTCCGCAAGGACCTCCAGCACAACATCACCAAG GGCTCGTGGTCCGACGAGTCTTCATGGAAAGATTGCGCGGACCTCATGTCCTGCCCAACCAAGTATGCCACGGAGAGCATAGGCCTGGCGTGCAAGTGGGGCTACGACGGCGTCCACGACGGAGACACACTGTCCG AGGACTACTTCGGGTCGAGGCTCCCGATCGTGACGCGGCGGATCGCGCAGGGGGGAGTGAGGCTGGCCATGTTCCTCAACCGGGTCTTCGGAGACCACAAGCCCCACAGCCGCGACGTGGCTGCGCCGGTGAACTTGGTCGTGGCTCATGACGATGAGCTCTAG
- the LOC109753484 gene encoding endonuclease 1 isoform X2, whose translation MASSAAFMVAAVLGLVLASAPAARAWSTEGHMLTCQIAQDLLEPAAAQAVKNLLPEEAGGDLSAMCVWPDQVRHWYKYRWTSPLHFIDTPDKACTFDYARDCHDPSGAKDMCVAGAVANFTSQLMHYKQGSADRKYNLTEALLFLSHFMGDIHQPMHVGFTSDMGGNSVNLRWFKHKSNLHHVWDREIILTVLAERYGKDMAAFRKDLQHNITKGSWSDESSWKDCADLMSCPTKYATESIGLACKWGYDGVHDGDTLSEDYFGSRLPIVTRRIAQGGVRLAMFLNRVFGDHKPHSRDVAAPVNLVVAHDDEL comes from the exons ATGGCGTCATCAGCAGCGTTCATGGTAGCGGCGGTGCTCGGGCTGGTGCTCGCTTCGGCGCCGGCGGCGCGGGCGTGGAGCACCGAGGGCCACATGCTCACATGCCAGATCGCACAGGATCTGCTGGAGCCAGCGGCGGCGCAGGCGGTGAAGAACCTTCTGCCGGAGGAGGCGGGCGGCGACCTGTCGGCGATGTGCGTGTGGCCGGACCAGGTGAGGCACTGGTACAAGTACCGCTGGACCAGCCCGCTGCACTTCATCGACACCCCCGACAAGGCCTGCACCTTCGACTACGCCA GGGACTGCCATGACCCCAGCGGCGCCAAGGACATGTGCGTCGCCGGCGCCGTCGCCAACTTCACGTCCCAGCTCATGCACTACAAGCAGGGCAGCGCCGACCGCAAGT ATAACCTGACCGAGGCCCTGCTATTCCTGTCACACTTCATGGGAGATATTCACCAG CCCATGCACGTGGGGTTCACGAGCGACATGGGGGGCAACTCGGTGAACCTACGCTGGTTCAAGCACAAATCCAACCTCCACCAT GTATGGGACAGGGAGATAATACTCACTGTTCTTGCCGAGCGCTACGGCAAGGACATGGCCGCGTTCCGCAAGGACCTCCAGCACAACATCACCAAG GGCTCGTGGTCCGACGAGTCTTCATGGAAAGATTGCGCGGACCTCATGTCCTGCCCAACCAAGTATGCCACGGAGAGCATAGGCCTGGCGTGCAAGTGGGGCTACGACGGCGTCCACGACGGAGACACACTGTCCG AGGACTACTTCGGGTCGAGGCTCCCGATCGTGACGCGGCGGATCGCGCAGGGGGGAGTGAGGCTGGCCATGTTCCTCAACCGGGTCTTCGGAGACCACAAGCCCCACAGCCGCGACGTGGCTGCGCCGGTGAACTTGGTCGTGGCTCATGACGATGAGCTCTAG
- the LOC109753483 gene encoding uncharacterized protein isoform X2, with amino-acid sequence MSTATATTLASYPVARPRGRRTVRPPACAFHPEVARAVESLQAEFREVDRALALNSYRVSAAFRAARVAPHHFGGSTGYGHDDAGGREALDSVFAHVVGAEAAIVRPQFFSGTHAIACALFALLRPGHELLAVAGPPYDTLEEVIGIRGSDNVGSLKDFGITYREVPLAADGGLDWDALAHAVRPETGCALIQRSCGYSWRKSLGIDDIRRTIDLIKMQNPNCKVMVDNCYGEFVETSEPPMVGADLIAGSLIKNPGGTIAPCGGYVAGKKDLVAAAAARLSAPGLGVEFGSAPGHVMRAMFQGLFLAPQMVGEAVKGGLLIAEVMSAKGYRVQPLPRAPRHDIVQAVELGNRERLIAFCEVVQQTCPVGSFIKPIAGETPGYASEVIFADVMGP; translated from the exons ATGTCGACGGCTACAGCCACCACCCTGGCCTCCTACCCCGTCGCGCGGCCTCGCGGCAGGCGGACGGTGCGGCCGCCCGCGTGCGCGTTCCACCCGGAGGTGGCCCGCGCGGTGGAGTCGCTGCAGGCGGAGTTCCGGGAGGTGGACCGCGCCCTCGCCCTCAACTCCTACCGCGTTTCCGCCGCATTCcgcgccgcccgcgtcgcccccCAC CACTTTGGCGGGTCGACGGGGTACGGCCACGACGACGCCGGCGGCAGGGAGGCGCTCGACTCCGTCTTCGCCCACGTCGTCGGCGCCGAGGCCGCCATCGTGCGCCCCCAG TTCTTTTCCGGCACGCACGCCATCGCTTGCGCTCTGTTCGCGCTATTGCGGCCTGGACACGAG CTCTTGGCGGTCGCCGGGCCTCCCTACGACACCTTGGAGGAGGTCATTGGGATCAGGGGGTCAGACAATGTAGGATCACTCAAAGACTTCGGAATTACCTACCGAGAAGTTCCG CTAGCAGCAGATGGTGGCCTCGACTGGGATGCGCTTGCACATGCCGTCAGACCGGAGACAGGGTGCGCGCTCATACAGAGGTCCTGTGGTTACTCATGGCGCAAGAGCCTCGGCATAGATGATATTCGTAGAACCATCGATTTGATCAAG ATGCAAAATCCAAACTGCAAGGTCATGGTTGACAACTGCTACGGTGAATTCGTTGAGACATCAGAGCCTCCAATGGTG GGAGCAGATCTGATTGCCGGTAGCTTGATAAAGAACCCCGGCGGTACCATTGCGCCTTGTGGTGGCTACGTTGCTGGGAAGAAAGATTTGGTTGCCGCAGCTGCAGCTCGCCTATCCGCACCGGGCCTTGGGGTGGAGTTTGGGTCAGCACCTGGCCATGTTATGCGAGCGATGTTTCAGGGCTTGTTTCTTGCTCCGCAAATGGTTGGAGAGGCAGTAAAA GGTGGTTTGCTAATTGCAGAAGTCATGTCAGCCAAGGGCTATAGAGTTCAACCACTTCCAAGGGCGCCACGCCATGATATTGTGCAG GCAGTAGAGCTTGGCAACAGGGAGAGACTCATAGCATTCTGTGAAGTTGTTCAACAAACTTGCCCAGTAGGATCGTTTATTAAGCCAATTGCTGGGGAAACTCCGGGTTATGCTTCAGAG GTCATTTTTGCTGACGTGATGGGCCCGTAA
- the LOC109753483 gene encoding uncharacterized protein isoform X1 has translation MSTATATTLASYPVARPRGRRTVRPPACAFHPEVARAVESLQAEFREVDRALALNSYRVSAAFRAARVAPHHFGGSTGYGHDDAGGREALDSVFAHVVGAEAAIVRPQFFSGTHAIACALFALLRPGHELLAVAGPPYDTLEEVIGIRGSDNVGSLKDFGITYREVPLAADGGLDWDALAHAVRPETGCALIQRSCGYSWRKSLGIDDIRRTIDLIKMQNPNCKVMVDNCYGEFVETSEPPMVGADLIAGSLIKNPGGTIAPCGGYVAGKKDLVAAAAARLSAPGLGVEFGSAPGHVMRAMFQGLFLAPQMVGEAVKGGLLIAEVMSAKGYRVQPLPRAPRHDIVQAVELGNRERLIAFCEVVQQTCPVGSFIKPIAGETPGYASEVIFADGTFMDGSTSELSCDGPLRDPYAVFCQGGTHWTQWALVLGEVLKELSWSPNSFG, from the exons ATGTCGACGGCTACAGCCACCACCCTGGCCTCCTACCCCGTCGCGCGGCCTCGCGGCAGGCGGACGGTGCGGCCGCCCGCGTGCGCGTTCCACCCGGAGGTGGCCCGCGCGGTGGAGTCGCTGCAGGCGGAGTTCCGGGAGGTGGACCGCGCCCTCGCCCTCAACTCCTACCGCGTTTCCGCCGCATTCcgcgccgcccgcgtcgcccccCAC CACTTTGGCGGGTCGACGGGGTACGGCCACGACGACGCCGGCGGCAGGGAGGCGCTCGACTCCGTCTTCGCCCACGTCGTCGGCGCCGAGGCCGCCATCGTGCGCCCCCAG TTCTTTTCCGGCACGCACGCCATCGCTTGCGCTCTGTTCGCGCTATTGCGGCCTGGACACGAG CTCTTGGCGGTCGCCGGGCCTCCCTACGACACCTTGGAGGAGGTCATTGGGATCAGGGGGTCAGACAATGTAGGATCACTCAAAGACTTCGGAATTACCTACCGAGAAGTTCCG CTAGCAGCAGATGGTGGCCTCGACTGGGATGCGCTTGCACATGCCGTCAGACCGGAGACAGGGTGCGCGCTCATACAGAGGTCCTGTGGTTACTCATGGCGCAAGAGCCTCGGCATAGATGATATTCGTAGAACCATCGATTTGATCAAG ATGCAAAATCCAAACTGCAAGGTCATGGTTGACAACTGCTACGGTGAATTCGTTGAGACATCAGAGCCTCCAATGGTG GGAGCAGATCTGATTGCCGGTAGCTTGATAAAGAACCCCGGCGGTACCATTGCGCCTTGTGGTGGCTACGTTGCTGGGAAGAAAGATTTGGTTGCCGCAGCTGCAGCTCGCCTATCCGCACCGGGCCTTGGGGTGGAGTTTGGGTCAGCACCTGGCCATGTTATGCGAGCGATGTTTCAGGGCTTGTTTCTTGCTCCGCAAATGGTTGGAGAGGCAGTAAAA GGTGGTTTGCTAATTGCAGAAGTCATGTCAGCCAAGGGCTATAGAGTTCAACCACTTCCAAGGGCGCCACGCCATGATATTGTGCAG GCAGTAGAGCTTGGCAACAGGGAGAGACTCATAGCATTCTGTGAAGTTGTTCAACAAACTTGCCCAGTAGGATCGTTTATTAAGCCAATTGCTGGGGAAACTCCGGGTTATGCTTCAGAG GTCATTTTTGCTGATGGGACATTCATGGACGGAAGCACAAGTGAGCTATCATGTGACGGGCCCTTAAGAGATCCATACGCTGTATTCTGTCAA GGAGGAACGCATTGGACACAGTGGGCTCTTGTCCTGGGTGAAGTTCTCAAG GAACTATCATGGTCACCAAATTCTTTTGGTTGA
- the LOC109753487 gene encoding putative disease resistance protein RGA1, which translates to MLHDSPTQDEIDGTKEAAAEVGGGIKGHSVHGRHVARCTLGNYLPCFSSLRTLGDEPPAFSDAAATSELHSEHIKLPFNRVAMSKKIKSVIEEMNSICLLVSDLLKVKTANHSSIALSRHVTIERPPTGSIVPQDRKLYGRNDIFEQTVNALTGGTYHDKTLSVLPFVGPGGIGKTTFTQHLYNDERIKGHFPVRVWVCVSTNFDVIRLTREILGCIPGTNTSTIEPTNLDQLQTAIAERLDSRRFLIVLDDMWTCKSARDWENLLAPFTTGGTKGSMILVTTRLPSVAQMVKTTDPIELHGLEPDDFFALFESCIFGHNKPRLYDDDLVNVARDIAKKLKGSPLAANTVGRLLKKNISWEYWMGILEKNEWQSAKNDDDILPSLEISYNYLHFHLQKCFFYCALFPEDYKFYDLEKITNFWIAVGIVDSSCRNDKNYLDELVDNGFLIKNSDRNGEYYVMHDLLHELSRNVSSQECVNISSLSFRVNDIPQSIRHLSITVEDKYDESFGREICKLRSVIDIGNLRTLMVFGPHDAETGDILRDAFEGIKSLRVLFIPSLPGSLPKSFSNLIHLQYLTIMPPSDAGHCLYLPRTLPRFYHLKFLDLDGWFGWECNVILPKNISRLMNLRIFILPKNSIPVFLRSER; encoded by the coding sequence ATGCTTCATGATTCACCCACCCAGGACGAGATCGATGGCACCAAGGAGGCTGCTGCGGAGGTGGGCGGCGGCATCAAGGGCCATTCGGTCCATGGACGCCATGTTGCTCGCTGCACCCTCGGCAACTACCTTCCGTGCTTTTCATCTCTGCGCACTCTAGGTGACGAGCCTCCTGCATTTTCTGATGCTGCTGCCACCAGTGAGCTACATAGTGAACATATTAAGTTGCCATTTAACAGAGTAGCCATGTCCAAGAAAATCAAGTCTGTCATAGAGGAGATGAACTCCATATGCCTGCTTGTCTCTGACCTGCTCAAAGTCAAAACTGCAAACCACAGTAGCATTGCATTAAGCAGACATGTCACCATTGAAAGGCCTCCAACTGGTTCCATAGTTCCACAAGATAGAAAACTGTATGGAAGGAATGACATTTTTGAGCAAACTGTAAATGCACTCACCGGTGGCACCTACCATGATAAAACCCTCTCTGTCCTGCCTTTCGTTGGCCCTGGGGGCATCGGAAAGACGACCTTCACACAGCACCTGTATAATGATGAAAGAATCAAGGGGCACTTCCCTGTCAGGGTCTGGGTATGTGTTTCAACTAATTTTGATGTGATTAGGCTCACCAGGGAGATACTTGGCTGCATACCTGGAACTAACACAAGCACAATTGAACCAACAAACTTAGACCAACTTCAGACAGCCATTGCAGAGAGACTGGACTCCAGAAGGTTCTTAATTGTGTTGGATGATATGTGGACTTGCAAGAGTGCGCGTGATTGGGAAAACCTATTGGCCCCATTCACAACAGGAGGAACCAAGGGCAGCATGATTCTTGTTACAACTCGATTGCCATCTGTAGCACAAATGGTCAAAACAACTGATCCAATAGAGTTGCATGGTTTAGAGCCTGATGACTTCTTTGCACTGTTTGAATCATGTATATTTGGTCATAACAAACCCAGGCTTTATGATGATGACTTGGTCAATGTTGCAAGAGATATTGCAAAGAAGCTAAAGGGTTCGCCACTGGCAGCAAATACAGTTGGTCGACTGTTGAAGAAAAACATCTCTTGGGAATATTGGATGGGAATTCTTGAAAAGAATGAATGGCAAAGTGCAAAAAATGATGATGATATTTTGCCATCCCTAGAAATCAGCTATAATTACCTTCATTTCCATCTGCAGAAATGTTTTTTTTATTGTGCCCTCTTCCCAGAAGATTACAAGTTTTATGATTTAGAAAAAATCACTAATTTCTGGATTGCAGTGGGCATTGTAGACTCAAGTTGCCGAAATGATAAGAATTACTTAGACGAACTAGTGGACAATGGTTTTCTCATAAAAAATAGTGATAGGAATGGTGAATACTATGTGATGCATGATTTATTGCATGAACTGTCTCGGAATGTTTCGTCACAAGAGTGTGTGAACATAAGTAGTTTAAGTTTCAGAGTCAACGACATACCACAATCTATTCGGCACTTATCAATCACCGTAGAAGATAAATATGATGAAAGTTTTGGTCGAGAAATATGTAAACTGAGGAGTGTAATAGACATTGGAAATTTGCGTACTTTGATGGTTTTTGGACCACATGATGCAGAAACAGGTGATATTCTGAGAGATGCATTTGAAGGAATAAAGAGTCTTCGAGTTCTATTTATACCTAGTCTCCCAGGCAGTTTGCCAAAAAGCTTTTCAAATCTTATCCACCTCCAATACCTTACAATCATGCCACCTAGTGATGCGGGCCATTGCCTGTATCTACCTAGGACATTACCAAGATTTTACCACTTGAAATTCTTGGACCTCGATGGTTGGTTTGGTTGGGAATGTAATGTAATTTTGCCTAAAAACATTAGCCGCCTCATGAATTTGCGCATATTTATTCTTCCAAAGAATTCCATTCCCGTATTCCTAAGGTCGGAAAGATGA